The Pseudodesulfovibrio sediminis genome includes the window TGGTCATGATCAGCCAGCATGGACGAAAGGAAACCATCTATACGCTGGACGGATTCCGTGAAAAAGAAGGCATGGAGCCTGACACGTGGCCGGATTTTCAGGCAATAATCGGTGACTCGGCCGATAACATCCCCGGCATTCCCAAGGTCGGCCCAGTGACCGCACGCAAGATTTTTGCCGAGACCGGCCCCACCCTGGAGGATGTACAAGAGAATTACACCCGCCTGCCGGACAAGCTGCGCGAGAAGATCGAGCCTGAATTGGAAAATATTTTCCTTTACCGCGAACTGACCCGCATGAAGACCGACTGCTGTGATCAGCCAGTGGAGGAATTCATCGTCAAGGATATCAATACCGACAAGTTGAGCGCATTCCTGGACGAATATGAGCTGCGCGGACTTCAGCGTAATATTCCCCGTCCGAAAAAGGCTGACACGCTCCCGGCAGCGGCAGCCACCGCAGCGAAAAGCAAGGCCGGTGGTGACGGCATGCTGTCACTTTTCGGCGACGCCCCGGCAGCAGAGAAGCCCGAGGCTCCCCTTGCCGTTACCGAAGCAGCAACTGCGGACGCCCTGCCCAGCCTGGCAGGTGAAGACGTGGGATTGACCTTTGAAGACGACACGTTTTTTGTCGGCCTGATGGACACGGAGTACCGCTACACCGGTCCCGTGCCCGATCTGGTCCGCGCCCTTGAGAACGCCAGCATCATCGCCACGCCGTCGGTGCAGGAGTTGCTTCGCGCCGACTCATCGTGGAATTATATTCTTTCATCCCAATGGTTTGATCTGAGTCTGGCCGCATACCTGCTGGACCCGGAATCCCGAAACTACACTTGGGCCCGCCTCAAACAGTCCATGTTTCAGGATGGTCGCCCGGAATTTGCCCAGCCCGCCAAAGACCTGCACCCGCACTCCAAAGGACTGGCCGCGCTGGCCTATATGCAGGGCATAAAGAATCAGGTGGAAGGCGCGGAATTGACCAGGCTCATGGTCGAGCTGGAAATCCCGCTCATCCCGGCGCTGGTGGAGATGGAAAAGGCCGGTATCGGTATTGATCTCACGGCATTCCAGGAATTTCTGGGCGATGTCAGCAGCCAGCTTGCCGAATTGACACGAACGATCATTGAACTCGCTGGCGAGGAGTTCAATATCCGCTCCAGCCAACAGTTGGCCGTTGTTCTGTTCGACAGGCTGGATATCAAGGCCGGTGGCAAGACCTCCACCGGGTTGCGCTCCACCGCCAACCAGGTGCTTGAAAAGATTCGCGACAAACACCCCATTGTGGAGGCGGTGCTCCAGTATCGCATGCTGGAAAAACTGCGCTCCACCTACCTTGAACCACTGCCCAAACTGGTGGATGCGGATTCACGGCTGCACACCCATTTCAATCAGCTTTCAACAGCCACGGGCCGCCTTTCCAGCTCGCGACCGAACCTGCAGAATATCCCGATTCGCGGTATACACGGCCCACGAATGCGCGGCTGTTTCTGTGCCGGAGAAGGCAACATGCTGGCCGCAGCAGACTACTCCCAGATCGAACTCAGGGTGCTGGCCCATTTCTCCAAGGACCCGGCTTTGCTGGATGCCTTCCGTAATGATGAAGATATCCACTCTCGCACCGCCGCTCTGCTCAACGACAAGGCCGTGGAAGACGTGACCACCGATGAGCGACGCGGAGCCAAGACCATCAACTTCGGTCTGATCTATGGCATGGGTGTGCAAAAGCTCGCCCGCGAACTCAAGATCAAACAAACCGAAGCCAAAGAATTCACGGAAACCTATTTTGAAAAGATGGCGACCCTCAAGGCCTACTACGAGACCATTGTGGAAGACGCGCAAACGCACGGCTTCGTGACCACTCTTGCCGGACGCCGCCGCCTGCTCCCGGAGCTGCACTCCCGCAACAACCAGCTCGCATCCCAGGCCAAACGCCAGGCCGTGAACACAGTCATTCAAGGCTCGGCAGCCGACATCATTAAAATGGCCATGGTCGCGGCCTACAAGGATCAGGAACTCAAAAAACTCGGCGCACAACTCATCCTGCAAGTACACGATGAACTCATAGTGGAAGCCCCGGCAAAGAACATAGAAGCCGCCGGAGCTCGACTCAAACAGATCATGCAGGACGTAGCCAAGCTGGATGTACCGCTCAAGGTAGATTTAGGAATAGGAAAGAATTGGGCTGAGGCGCATTAAATGAACAGTTAACCGGGAGGGAGCGAGGCGGACGACTGTTCGGGGAGCGGAGCCAGTCCGATCAGATTCCTGCTTGGGAAGGTTGTGCGGCAGCGACGGCTCTTTCTTCGTTTTTCCTTATGCCAAAAGACGTTTCTTTCCCCACAAAAAAGCCCCGATCAACGGGGCGGTGCTCTTAAGCCCATGGAGAAAAAGCCGCGTCCCTTCTAGGGTTGAGACATTCCCATGTACCGCTCTACTATCGCGTCAATGGTCCCATCCCTCTTCATCTGCAAAATAACCGCATCAAACTCCGACAGTCGTTTGGAAATCGCATACTGTTTGCTGATCAGCAGATGAAACGACATCGGGGCAAACGACACATCGGTCTGAACGATATCTTTCGACAACCCCGATTCCTCAATAAAAGACCAGGCGGCGACAGGCCATTCAATGGCGATGTCCCCGCGCTTGTTGGCAAGCATGCGCCACACATTCTTGAGGTATGGGGCGTGGTATGTCCTGATACCATGAGCAACGATATTCTGTTCATTCCAACCGTTGCCGACATACGTAACCACTGTCAAATCCAAATTCTTGATATCCTCCAGACTTTGAATAGCCTTGATTTGTTCAAGCTTGGGATGATCGGCACTGGTGAATATCGTCTGTTTTTTTATATAGAAGGGATGTTCATGAGTGTTGGCATATTGCAAGCGCTCCGGCGTGGGCACCGTAACCATGGCATGCGCCTCGCCGCTACGAACCTGCGCCTGACATCGCCCCCAAGGGAAGCTCTTCCAGTACGATTTCACCCCAATGCGAGACAAGCCCTCTGATACGATCTCATAAAAAAAACCAACCATATTCCCATCAGAATCACGTGAAAAAAACGGCCAGAAATCCGGGTAATCGATAACCAGTATTTTCCCGTCCGCATCAGCAGGCTCTTCCTCTCCTGCCAGGGCAGTATGAATCAACATGCTCGAACTCAGAAAGAGAACGATGATTATATTGGTACACACCACCAAAAGTCTTTGAAAAGCAATATAATTTCCCATCTGATTTTGTTTTAAACACTAAGTTTTAAACAGTCAACAATCTCCCAAGACGAAAAAAAGGCCACCCAAATTGGACGGCCTTTCATAGGCACATGTTTTCTGGTGGCTACGTATCGCCTCCGGCGTCCGGCTTGTCACCCTCTCTCGGGTTGGCCACTCCACTCCGCAACTTCGAGCCAAGCGCCGAACCAGCGCCTTGAATGGCGGTATACAACGCCGGTACCACCAGCACGCCGAGCAGGGTTGCCGCGATCATGCCACCGAACACCGAAGTGCCCAGAGCATGGCGGCTGGCCGAACCGGCCCCGGCTGCCCATACCAGCGGGATAACACCGAGGATAAAGGCGAACGAGGTCATCAGAATCGGCCGGAAACGCAGACTGGCGGCTGCCATGGCCGCTTCCCGCAAGTCCATGCCTTCGTCATGCTTTTCCTTGGCATATTCAACGATCATAATGGCGTTTTTGGCCGCCAGACCGATGAGCATGATCAACCCGATCTGCGCATAGACGTTGTTCTCCAGCCCGCGTATCCACTGCGAGGACATGGCACCAAAGATACCAAGCGGCACACAGAAGATAACCGCGAACGGTGTGGTCCAGCTCTCATACTGCGCTGCTAGAACCAGGAAGACCATGATGATGGCGAGCCCGAAGATCATCCCGGCTTCACCACCGGAGTTCTTCTCCTGATAGGCGATACCTGACCAGTCATAGCCATACCCCTGGGGCAGGCTCTTGCGAGCCAGAGCTTCCAGCGCGGCCATGGCCTGACCGGAGCTGTACCCTTCCGTCGGCGACATGGTTATCTCGACTGTGCGGTAGATATTATACCGCTGGACATATTCCGGCCCGGTAATCCGGTCGGAACGACTCAGTGTGGACAAAGGCACCATCTGATTGTCTGCCGAACGCATGTAGAACTGGTTCAGGTCTTCGATGCGCGTGCGGAACTGGGACTCGGCCTGAGCCATGACGCGATAGGTACGCCCGTACTTGTTGAAGTCATTGATATAATAGCCGCCCAGATAGGTCTGCAACGTCTGGAAGACGTCGTTGACCGGCACACCGAGCTTCTTGGCCTTTTCGCGGTCAATGCTCACATCATACTGAGGAACATGCGCGGAAAAGGTGGTAAACACATTACTGATTTCAGGCAATTTCTTGGCCTCGGCCATGAAGGAAGCGGACACTGCTGCCAACTCCTCAATGGAGCCGCCGGTCTTGTCCTGCAACTCAAACTGAAGGCCGCCTGTGGAACTCAGGCCACGGATGGGCGGCGGACCAAAGCCCACGACAATGGCTTCCTGAATACCCCAGAAAGCTTTCTGTGCCTTGGCCATTATGGCGTTTGACGTCAACTCGGGCGTGGTCCGCTCGGACCAGTCGTCCAGAACCACGAAGAATGCGGAGTTATATGAGGAATATGCACCGGTGAGCAGACTAAACCCGCCGAGGCTGACCAAGCTCCGAACGCCTTCGGCATCCTTGAAGTACGCCTCGACCTTTTTGGCCACTGCGTTGGAACGCTCAAGCGACGCGCCCTCAGGGAGCATGGCATTGACGATGAAGTAGCCCTGATCCTCATCAGGCACAAAGCCGGACGGCAGGATCTTGAACAGCCCCGCACACCCCACAACCACAATGAGCACCACGAGAATGCCCAAGACAGCCCGACGAACCAGTGCGCTCACGGCACTATTGTATCGCTTCGTTACCCATTCAAAGGTCACGTTGAACTTCTCAAAGAACCAGCCAAGCGGTCCACGGATGGGTGTGTACGGTCTGAGCAACAGGGCTGACAATGCCGGAGACAATGTCAGAGCGTTGATCGACGAGATGGCCACGGACACGGACAGCGTCAGCGCGAACTGCTTGTACAACTGACCGGTAATACCGCCCATAAACGCAACAGGAATGAACACGGCGATAAGCACCAGCGTACTGGCGATGACCGGACCGGTGACCTGTTTCATGGCGGCTTTGGTCGCCTCTTTGGGCGAAAGTCCCTCGTCATCGATGAAGCGCTGGGTGGCCTCGACCACAACAATGGCGTCATCGACCACGATGCCGATAGCCAACACCAGTCCGAAAAGAGTCAGGGTGTTGATGGAGAAGTCGAGCAACGGGAAAAGCGCAAACGTACCAATCAGCGAAACCGGTACACAGACCATGGGAATGATGGTCGTGCGCCAGTTCTGCAAAAAGATGAAGACCACTAAAAAGACGAGAACCAATGCCTCGATCAGAGTGACCATAACCTCGTCAATAGAGGAACTGACAAACAACGTTGTGTTGTAGGGGATTTGATATTTGACACCTTCAGGGAAGGACTGCGACAATTCGTCCATGGTCTTGTACACGGCATCAGCCACGTCCAGAGCGTTTGCACCCGGCAACTGATAAATGAGAATGGACGCGGTATCCTGGCCGTTCAGTCGGGCAAAGGTGAAATAGTTCTTGGCCCCCAATTCCACACGGGCCACATCCTGCACCTTGACAGAGCTGCCGTCTTCGTTGGCCTTGACGATTATATTGCCAAATTCCTCCGGTTCCGACAGACGCCCTTTGACTCGCAGGGACATCTGGAATTGCTGATCCTTGGGGGACGGAGGCATGCCGATCTGTCCGGCCGGAGCCTGAACGTTTTGTTCTTTCACGGCGTTGATGACATCAGTCACGGTCAAGCCGTACGCAGTCAGCTTATCCGGATTCAACCAAATGCGCATACCATAATCCTGATCGCCGAACAGGGAGACGTCGCCGACGCCCTGAATACGTTTGAGCGCATCATAGAGATTGATCTTTGCGTAGTTGTTGAGAAACAGCGTATTGTAAGCGGGATTATCCGAGGTCAGGTTGATGATCAGGACGATATCGGGCGACTGTTTGCGAACGCTGACACCGGTGTTCCTAACTTCCTGCGGAAGCTGCGGCGACGCCAGGTTCACGCGGTTCTGCACGTCCACGGTGGCCAGTTCGAGATCACGCCCCAGCTCAAAGGTGACCGTCAGGTTCATGGAACCGTCGTTGGCCGAAATCGAAGACATGTACATCATGTCCTGCGCGCCGTTGACCTGCTCCTCAATGGGAGTGGCCACGGATTCCATGACCGTCTGTGCATCCGCACCGGTATAGGTGGTGCTGACCCGGACCGATGGCGGCGCGATCTCTGGATACTGGGCAATGGGGAGAGCAAAAATGGACAACCCACCCACCAGCAGGATGATGATGGCCATCACCGAAGCAAAAATGGGTCTATCTATGAAAAAGCGGATCATGCCTTACTCCGCCTTGTCTTCAGCCGCTGGTGCGGCAGCCGGTGCTTCAGACTGTCCGTCAGCAGTCATGGGGACCACAATGGGTTTGATCTGCATGCCGGGGCGAACCCTGCGCACACCGTCAACGATGACCAGATCGCCCGCTTTCAATCCTTCTTTAATCACAATCATATTGTTGGTTTCAAAACCGATCTTCACGGGCTGGCTCTTGATGACACCGTCCTCATCGACCACATACAGGGATTTCATGCCCTGTGTATCCATGACGCCCACACTGGGGACAACCACGGCATCCTGACTTTCGGCGATCATCACCCGAATCTTGGCATACTGACCGGGACGGAGAATATTGTCCGGGTTCGCGAAAACCACACGAATACCAAGAGAACCGGTCTGCGGGTCAATGGTCGGATCAATCATATCGAAAGCGCCGGGCTGCTCATATTCACTACCATCGGAAAGAATCATCTTGATGGCTCGCCCTGCTTCCTTTGTTCTCTGATCGCGCACAGCACGGATATAATCTGTTTCACTGACGCTGAAACTGACATAAATGGGATCCTGGGAAGAGATGGTGGCAAGCAGCGTGTTTTCACCTTGTCCCACGAGGTTGCCGACGTCCACCTGTACCCGACTGATAAGGCCGTCGATGGGAGCATAAATTTTGGTATAGCCAAGCTGAATCCTGGCGTTCTCCATCTTGGCCTTACTGTCATTGAGCTGGGCCTGATACGTGGCCCGCTCGGTCTGATGGCTCTCGAACTCATCTCGACTGACAACGCCCTCATCAAAGAGTTTCTTGAAGCGTACGTAGTCCTTTTTCGACTTTGTCAGCAACGCGGAGTTGGATGCGACGACAGCCTGAGCCTGTTTCAAGTCTTCCTGGAACGGTTTGGGGTCAATGACAAAAAGCAGATCGCCTTTCTTGACCTGCCTGCCTTCCTCAAACTTCCGCTCCTGAAGGAACCCGGCTACGCGGGCGCGCACTTCAACAGACTCCTTGGCACTGACCTGGCCCACGAACTCGCCCCATTGAGGCATGTTACGCACTTCGGCCTTGATGACCTTCATGGGCACTGGATCCTGCGATGCCTTGGCCGCTTCTTTCTTTTCTTCACCGGAACAACCCAGTGCGCTTGACAGGACGAGCAACACCAAAGCCAGGAGACCAGCATACCGCAATCCGTTTTTCACCATAACGCGAGACCTTTATTAGAATAAATTTAAACGATTTCCAAATTATGCACTATTTCCAGATATCCTAGACTGAAAGCGAAATTATGTACACTATGATTTTAATAAGTAGGAATCTTTTTTGTCCGGCTGAGCCGTGTATATTGACTCTGTGGCATACAGCCCGTACTGAACGAGCAGTGACAACTGCATAAATCCGTATGGAGCGAACAAATGGCTGATAACACCTGTAAAGAAAATCCCATGCAGGGCATTCCCCTGGATATCAATTTCACGACATTCATATACTCACTTTCCTCCTCAGCCATGGTCGCTCTGGGCGAAGCCGCCGACCCGGGTACAGGACAGGTGGAAGTCCACCCCCAGCTGGCAAAGCACACCATTGATGTGCTCGGCATGCTCAAGGACAAGTTTGACAACGGCCTGGACGACAACGAAAAAAAACTGCTCTGCGACATAGTGTACAATCTACGCATGTCGTATGTGAATAAAATCAAGTAGGTTCATAAACATGTCCCACATAATCAAAGCCGGGCTGGTGGGTGTCACCGGCTACACCGGCATGGAATTGTCCCGGCTCATGACCCACCACTCCTCCATGGAGCTGGTGCGCGTCACCTCTCGCGCCGAAGCAGGCAAGAAGCTTGCCGACATCTATCCGTTCCTCCACCGGCTCCCGCTGGGCGAGCTGGTCATCACCCAGCCGGATCCCGCTGACCTGGCTGCCGAGTGTGATGTGGTCTTCCTGGCAGTACCGCACAAGACCGCCATGGGAATCGCCGCCGCTCTGCTCGCGGAAGGGGTGAAGGTCGTGGACCTGTCCGCCGACTTCCGCATCAATGACAAAACCACGTATGAAGAGTGGTACGATGTAGAGCATACCGAGCCCCAGCTTCTGAGCGAAGCCGTGTACGGCCTGCCGGAGCTGTATCTGGACCAGATCATGGGCGCACGCCTCATCGCCAACCCGGGATGTTACCCGACCTCTTCCATCCTCGGCCTGGCACCGGCCCTGTCCGGCGGATTCATTGCGACCGATGACATCGTCATTGACGCCAAGTCCGGGGCTTCCGGAGCCGGACGCGGAGCCAAAGTGGGCACACTCTTCTGTGAAGTGGCCGACAACTTTCGCGCATACAGCCTGCCGGCGCACCGCCATGCACCCGAAATCGAACAGGAGCTTTCCAAGCTCGGCGGCGCGAACATGACCATTTCATTCAATACGCACCTGCTGCCTATCGACCGTGGCATCCTGTCCACCATCTATACCAAGCTGAATACGAACATGGACCTCGACGCGGTCCACGCAGCTTACACCGAGTTCTACTCCGACAAGCCGTTGGTCCGTGTCCTGCCCAAAGGGCAACTGCCGGAAACCCGGTTTGTGCGTGGCACGGTCTTCTGCGATATCGGCGTGGTGGTCGACCCTCGGACAAACCGGCTGATCATTCTCTCGGCCATCGACAATCTGTGTCGTGGCGCATCTGGCCAGGCGCTCATGAACGCCAACCTGATCTGCGGCCTGGATATCGACGAAGGGCTGCCCATGGCCCCAATGATGCCCTAGACAATCGCCCTCTCCCGACAAAGATCAAGGCCACCAAACTGGTGGCCTTTTCTTTTTCTCAATAATGATTATTATGAAAGACAGTCTCAGAATTCAGACAATCTCAGAATAAACCGTAAATCAATGAGGGTACACAGCATGGAATTCAACGACATTCTCGACAACAGAAGAGCCATAAACTTCTTCGATCCTGAAAGGGACATCTCCGAGAGCACCCTTACAGCCATACTCGAAGACGCTGCCGAATCCCCGTCCAGCTTCAATCTGCAACCCTGGAAGGTCAAGATAATCCGCGACCCCAAACGCAAACAGGTGTTGCGCGCCTTGGCATTTGACCAGCCCAAGGTCACTGAAGCACCGGCAGTCCTGATCATACTCGCCGATCGTGATGGATGGAAAGAAGGCTGCGACACTCTGGAAAAGCATTTTGCCAAGGATCTGCAACCCGAACAACGGGACTGGTTCATCAGTACCACCAAGGCGCTGTACGGCAACAGCGAGGAAGCGAGCCAGGCGTTTGCCAACAAAAACGCAGGCCTGTTCGCCATGTCGATAATGTATGCCGCCACCCATCACGGGTTGCACACGCACCCCATGGACGGGTTCGATCATGAGGGCGTACGCAAGGAGTTCAACATCCCTGACAACTACTGGATTCCCATGCTCATCGCAGTGGGACACATGAAGCCAGGCAATGAAATCCAGCCCAAGGCGTGGCGTCAGTCCATTGAAGAGATTATTCTGGATTAATTTCCACAAGGCCGGTTGAACCCTTTGTTCAACCGGCCTTGTGCCTTTCCATTGACTACCCCAGCTTCAGACCATTGGGCACCTGTCTGTCCGGCACGGCCAGAACAACGCCGTCTGCACCGTAAAACCCGGTGACCAGACACTCCGACTTCACGGGACCGATCTGCTTGGAAGGAAAATTCACGACCCCGATCACCTGCTTACCCGCCAACTCTTCAAGAGCATAGACCTCGGTGATCTGGGCACTGGATTTGCGCACGCCGATTTCATCCCCGAAATCCACCCAGAGTTTGTAGGCCGGTACACGTGCTTCAGGAAATTCCTCGGCCTTCAAAATGGTTCCCACACGCAGTTCCACTTTTTCGAAATCGCCCCATCCTATCGTTTCCATGGATCGCTCCTCCACATTGTTCATCGTATTTTCCGTGCCTGAAGATCATGAGATCATGGCTGATTAGTTGCACTCCGACGTACCACCCGCATTAAGAGCAGTCCAGTGACCTCAGACAGAGAAAAGGGAACCCGAGGGTTCCCTTTTCAACTATGGTAGAGAGAGAGTGGCTTGAAACTACTTTCGGACGGCATATGCCGAACAGTTCCTGAGCAGCGCGACCAGCGCCAGGACACCCAGGACCATAACCAGCACCAGATGGACCCATTCGATAGTCAGAATTGCCATTGGATGCAGGGTCACTCCGGGCAGGTTACGGTAAACCCGCAATCCTCCGCTGACGACCAGACCGGCCACCACGCCAACGCGAGCCATACCGAGCGGTGTCAGAGAGAGCTGCCGGTTCCATCCTTTTATCCAGTTGACGACCACAAGGCCTACCACGAACAACAGCAGGGTTGCCAGCAGGTAGTGGAGCTTGTGCACCAGAAAGAAATCCCCGGTCCATGCAAGGCCCGGAACCATGGTCACATAATATCGCTTGGCCAGGGGCATCTGCATGAACCCGGTCAAGGTCAGGGACGCGACGGCCAGTATGAACAAACGGGAAATCCATGCGGAATACGGTCTAACTTGCATCGTCGCCTCCTTCTTCGGAGCCCGTGGAAAGCCGGGAGGCCAGGCCCAGGAACCCGGCAGCTATACCCGCGATCGGCGCAACCAACGTCGCCGTGGCCAGGTTGGTTTCATCCGCCATGACATCCTTGACCGCATCCATGTGCGGTTTGCCGGGGCCAAGCCCCTTTTTACGACCTTTGTTGGCCTTCTTGCCGACGCCCTTGCCGGAATCCTTGTCAATGACCTGATTGATCATCTCGAATGGAACCGGAGAAACATACAGGGTATTTGTCCCGCCGTTCTCCTCCAACCCGTAGATGAAACCGTCCATCTCGGCTGCAAGGGCCTTGGCCCTGGCCACGATCTCGTGGCGGGGCCCGATGGTCTGCACATCCTCGGGACACACAGCAATACAGGCAGGCAGTTCGCCTTTGTCCAGCAATTGATAGCACCGGTCACATTTGTACATGACGCCGTTGCCAGCGAGCCGGGGCATAAGGTTCAGGTACAGGCCGACCCCGGACTGCCGCTGGGGGATATGCCACGGGCAGACAGCCCGACACTTGGCTCCTCCCATACACAGCGCATCATTGATTTTCGTGATACCGGAAAGCTCCTTGTTGGCAGCGCCGAAAGGACACATGTTCGCACACGGCGGATTCTGACAATGCATACACCGCCGGGGTATATTGATGTCATAGTCCTCACCCTTGTACGTCACTTCGGCGTTCTGCAGGGAGAGCCAGTTGTATGGCGTCAAACGATCATCGACATCCCGCTTGTCCGACCAGTCTTCAGTCTTGGCCCGTTTGGCCGGCAGCATGTCCGGGTACGGCTTGACTGGTTCGGGAAACTTTGACGCATTCGATTCACGACATGCGTTGACGCACTCCCCACAGCCAATACACTTGGAAAGATCCAGCAGAGTCGCCAGTTCGCCTTCGGAAGAAGAAGGCACGCGCTCCTGAGCCGCCATTGCGCCGGTAGGAATGAGCATCCCCGCCCCGCCTACGCCCAACGCTTTCAGGAAACCGCGCCGACTGACAGCACCGACCTGTTTTTTATTCTTTGACATGATGCTTCACAACCTCGCATTGGTTTGTTCCACCATTTTTAAATCATGTTGTTACGACAACCAATATACCCTATAGGGGTATTATTTCTTTTGTCAAGAACCCAACCTCAAAGCAGCCAACCCCAAAAAAGGTATAGAGGGTCTCACTGCACATTTAGGAATAAAATACACCAACTTAATGTAATAACACCACTTTAAGCGTGGAAACCGTGCATACATTTGACAAACAGTGACCAATTGAGCTAGTAATCTCCCTTGAATTGATGAGCCTACTCTCACCAAAATACGATCTGTCGCTTAGGCTGACCTCACTCTGAAGGTCATCGACATCTGGCCCAAACAACCAAATTATATTCGTCATCCCGATCTCTTCGGGTGGCTCGCCTTTTGTTTTTTATTGAGGATTATATTATGAGCAAAGACTACCCTTTCTGCCCCGACAAGACCGCAACACTTACAATCGATGGTAAGTCCATCGAACTGCCTGTCCTCGTAGGCACAGAAAACGAACACGCCATTGATATCACTTCGCTCCGAACTGAAACAGGCTATATTACCTTTGATCCCGGATACGGAAACACAGGTTCCTGCACCAGTGATATCACCTTTGTCGATGGCGAAAACGGTATCCTGCGCTATCGCGGCTATCCTATCGAAGAGCTCGCAGCTCACGGCACTTTCATCGAAACAGCCTACCTGCTGATTTTCGGAGAACTGCCCACCCGTGCCGAACGTCAGGAATTTCGCGGCATCCTTGATGAGCAGGAACTCCTGCACGAAGATCTGCGCCACCACTTCGAAGGCTTCCCGTCCAACGGACACCCCATGGCCATTCTGTCCGCGGTCATCAACGCCCTTGGCTGCTACCATCCGGACCTGCTGGAAATCACCAATAAGGATGAATTCCTCCGCGCCGCGGCCAAGATCATCTCCAAGGTGCGCACCATCGCGGCGTGGTCCTATCGCAAGGCCCAGGGACTGCCTTTCATGTACCCGGACCCCAAGCTTTCATACTGCCGCAACTTCCTGCATATGATGCACTCCATCCCGCACAAGCACTTCGAGCCTACTGACGCACAGGTCCGCGCCCTGACGCT containing:
- the polA gene encoding DNA polymerase I: MSLKERLNFDTEPVYLIDGTALLYRAFYARADLSRSDGFPTNAINTVLRVLMNLLKDENPTHVAFMMDGKGPTFRNEKYDLYKANRPSMPEPLAQQIEPVQEGVKLLGLKLLISDGVEADDCICALANRYKKDRPVIIMASDKDLKQCLDDNVVMISQHGRKETIYTLDGFREKEGMEPDTWPDFQAIIGDSADNIPGIPKVGPVTARKIFAETGPTLEDVQENYTRLPDKLREKIEPELENIFLYRELTRMKTDCCDQPVEEFIVKDINTDKLSAFLDEYELRGLQRNIPRPKKADTLPAAAATAAKSKAGGDGMLSLFGDAPAAEKPEAPLAVTEAATADALPSLAGEDVGLTFEDDTFFVGLMDTEYRYTGPVPDLVRALENASIIATPSVQELLRADSSWNYILSSQWFDLSLAAYLLDPESRNYTWARLKQSMFQDGRPEFAQPAKDLHPHSKGLAALAYMQGIKNQVEGAELTRLMVELEIPLIPALVEMEKAGIGIDLTAFQEFLGDVSSQLAELTRTIIELAGEEFNIRSSQQLAVVLFDRLDIKAGGKTSTGLRSTANQVLEKIRDKHPIVEAVLQYRMLEKLRSTYLEPLPKLVDADSRLHTHFNQLSTATGRLSSSRPNLQNIPIRGIHGPRMRGCFCAGEGNMLAAADYSQIELRVLAHFSKDPALLDAFRNDEDIHSRTAALLNDKAVEDVTTDERRGAKTINFGLIYGMGVQKLARELKIKQTEAKEFTETYFEKMATLKAYYETIVEDAQTHGFVTTLAGRRRLLPELHSRNNQLASQAKRQAVNTVIQGSAADIIKMAMVAAYKDQELKKLGAQLILQVHDELIVEAPAKNIEAAGARLKQIMQDVAKLDVPLKVDLGIGKNWAEAH
- a CDS encoding efflux RND transporter periplasmic adaptor subunit; amino-acid sequence: MVKNGLRYAGLLALVLLVLSSALGCSGEEKKEAAKASQDPVPMKVIKAEVRNMPQWGEFVGQVSAKESVEVRARVAGFLQERKFEEGRQVKKGDLLFVIDPKPFQEDLKQAQAVVASNSALLTKSKKDYVRFKKLFDEGVVSRDEFESHQTERATYQAQLNDSKAKMENARIQLGYTKIYAPIDGLISRVQVDVGNLVGQGENTLLATISSQDPIYVSFSVSETDYIRAVRDQRTKEAGRAIKMILSDGSEYEQPGAFDMIDPTIDPQTGSLGIRVVFANPDNILRPGQYAKIRVMIAESQDAVVVPSVGVMDTQGMKSLYVVDEDGVIKSQPVKIGFETNNMIVIKEGLKAGDLVIVDGVRRVRPGMQIKPIVVPMTADGQSEAPAAAPAAEDKAE
- a CDS encoding efflux RND transporter permease subunit; the encoded protein is MIRFFIDRPIFASVMAIIILLVGGLSIFALPIAQYPEIAPPSVRVSTTYTGADAQTVMESVATPIEEQVNGAQDMMYMSSISANDGSMNLTVTFELGRDLELATVDVQNRVNLASPQLPQEVRNTGVSVRKQSPDIVLIINLTSDNPAYNTLFLNNYAKINLYDALKRIQGVGDVSLFGDQDYGMRIWLNPDKLTAYGLTVTDVINAVKEQNVQAPAGQIGMPPSPKDQQFQMSLRVKGRLSEPEEFGNIIVKANEDGSSVKVQDVARVELGAKNYFTFARLNGQDTASILIYQLPGANALDVADAVYKTMDELSQSFPEGVKYQIPYNTTLFVSSSIDEVMVTLIEALVLVFLVVFIFLQNWRTTIIPMVCVPVSLIGTFALFPLLDFSINTLTLFGLVLAIGIVVDDAIVVVEATQRFIDDEGLSPKEATKAAMKQVTGPVIASTLVLIAVFIPVAFMGGITGQLYKQFALTLSVSVAISSINALTLSPALSALLLRPYTPIRGPLGWFFEKFNVTFEWVTKRYNSAVSALVRRAVLGILVVLIVVVGCAGLFKILPSGFVPDEDQGYFIVNAMLPEGASLERSNAVAKKVEAYFKDAEGVRSLVSLGGFSLLTGAYSSYNSAFFVVLDDWSERTTPELTSNAIMAKAQKAFWGIQEAIVVGFGPPPIRGLSSTGGLQFELQDKTGGSIEELAAVSASFMAEAKKLPEISNVFTTFSAHVPQYDVSIDREKAKKLGVPVNDVFQTLQTYLGGYYINDFNKYGRTYRVMAQAESQFRTRIEDLNQFYMRSADNQMVPLSTLSRSDRITGPEYVQRYNIYRTVEITMSPTEGYSSGQAMAALEALARKSLPQGYGYDWSGIAYQEKNSGGEAGMIFGLAIIMVFLVLAAQYESWTTPFAVIFCVPLGIFGAMSSQWIRGLENNVYAQIGLIMLIGLAAKNAIMIVEYAKEKHDEGMDLREAAMAAASLRFRPILMTSFAFILGVIPLVWAAGAGSASRHALGTSVFGGMIAATLLGVLVVPALYTAIQGAGSALGSKLRSGVANPREGDKPDAGGDT
- a CDS encoding substrate-binding periplasmic protein, producing MLIHTALAGEEEPADADGKILVIDYPDFWPFFSRDSDGNMVGFFYEIVSEGLSRIGVKSYWKSFPWGRCQAQVRSGEAHAMVTVPTPERLQYANTHEHPFYIKKQTIFTSADHPKLEQIKAIQSLEDIKNLDLTVVTYVGNGWNEQNIVAHGIRTYHAPYLKNVWRMLANKRGDIAIEWPVAAWSFIEESGLSKDIVQTDVSFAPMSFHLLISKQYAISKRLSEFDAVILQMKRDGTIDAIVERYMGMSQP